A single genomic interval of Flavihumibacter rivuli harbors:
- the mgtA gene encoding magnesium-translocating P-type ATPase, which produces MDYPDPGAIPSQELFGASPVELMQSYHTSEDGLSIEEAEKRLTFYGPNVVASEQPPGPLRRFFQNVKNPLVILLLILAIVSLLTGDKRAAIVIMVMVVLGVVLRYIQESRATNAAESLKSLVRTHATVIRKGKESEVPIDRLVPGDIVKLAAGDMVPADLKLLSAKDLFISQSTLTGESMPVERKIGEVKKDVTILEREDACFMGTNVVSGTGHALVLATGKDTFLGGLAERVTERGEDSAFDKGVNGFTWLMIRLILVLVPLVFFINGLGKHNWVEAFLFALAVAVGLTPEMLPMIVTVNLSKGALQMAKKKVIVKRLNAIQNIGAMDVLCTDKTGTITEGRIILEKHVDLMGRPSEKVLSFGYLNSFYQTGMRNLMDDAVLEHGELELHLGANNQFRKIDEIPFDFVRKRMSVIVEDTSGLNWLICKGAVEGVLSICSFVEVEGEVKALSPDLKQQSDTLMKALSEEGFRVVAIAYKKMPGATDEPVYKAVEESGLVLLGFLSFLDPPKQTAREGLEQLSKLKVNVKVLTGDNELVTTYICSRVGISVQGLVLGADIEAMTDTQLDECVERTNIFAKLVPMHKERIIKALQRNGHVTGFMGDGINDAPALKAADVGISVDGAVDIAKESSDIILLENNLLVLQQGVLEGRRVFGNIVKYIKMAASSNFGNMLSVVGASVFLPFLPMLPIQVLTNNLLYDFSQAAIPTDDVDQDWLTEPRKWSLHAIGRFIFYFGPISSLFDYITFFILMHVFNAGRNPELFHTGWFIESLITQSLIIHVIRTDKIPFVQSRASWPLILSTLIIIVVGIWLIHSPLAAFLGFVSLPFAYWGYMVAVVAGYFIFTQLVKTWILKASS; this is translated from the coding sequence ATGGACTACCCCGATCCTGGAGCTATTCCTTCCCAGGAATTGTTTGGGGCTTCACCAGTGGAGTTAATGCAATCATACCACACCAGTGAAGATGGACTTTCTATTGAAGAGGCTGAAAAACGGTTAACCTTTTATGGCCCTAACGTGGTAGCAAGTGAACAGCCTCCTGGACCGTTAAGGCGTTTTTTTCAGAATGTAAAGAATCCCCTTGTCATATTGTTACTTATTCTGGCAATTGTGTCACTCCTGACAGGTGATAAAAGGGCAGCAATTGTTATAATGGTGATGGTGGTGCTCGGTGTGGTATTGCGTTATATACAGGAATCAAGGGCCACTAACGCTGCGGAATCGTTAAAATCCCTGGTACGCACGCATGCAACTGTGATCAGGAAAGGAAAAGAATCGGAAGTTCCAATTGATCGCCTTGTGCCAGGTGATATTGTGAAACTGGCTGCAGGAGATATGGTTCCAGCTGACTTGAAATTGTTATCAGCAAAGGACCTTTTCATTAGCCAGTCAACCCTTACAGGTGAATCCATGCCAGTGGAAAGGAAAATTGGAGAAGTGAAAAAGGATGTAACGATTCTGGAAAGGGAGGATGCGTGTTTTATGGGTACAAACGTGGTGAGTGGTACTGGTCATGCATTGGTATTGGCCACCGGAAAGGATACCTTCCTTGGTGGTTTGGCGGAAAGGGTTACTGAACGTGGAGAGGATTCCGCGTTTGACAAGGGGGTCAATGGTTTTACCTGGTTGATGATCCGGCTCATATTGGTTTTAGTGCCTTTGGTATTTTTTATCAATGGTCTGGGGAAACATAATTGGGTGGAAGCATTTTTGTTTGCGCTGGCTGTTGCGGTAGGATTAACGCCTGAAATGTTGCCAATGATCGTAACGGTAAACCTTTCAAAAGGTGCCCTTCAGATGGCAAAGAAAAAGGTGATCGTTAAGCGGTTGAATGCGATCCAGAATATTGGGGCAATGGATGTGTTGTGTACTGATAAAACGGGAACCATAACTGAAGGAAGGATCATTCTTGAAAAGCATGTTGACCTGATGGGAAGGCCAAGTGAGAAGGTCTTGAGTTTTGGCTACCTCAACAGCTTTTACCAAACGGGAATGAGAAACCTGATGGATGATGCGGTGCTGGAGCATGGTGAGTTGGAGCTCCACCTCGGGGCGAATAATCAATTCAGGAAGATTGATGAGATTCCCTTTGATTTTGTGCGTAAAAGAATGTCGGTAATCGTGGAAGATACAAGTGGGCTCAATTGGCTTATTTGTAAAGGTGCAGTAGAGGGAGTGCTGTCGATTTGTTCCTTTGTTGAAGTAGAAGGGGAGGTCAAAGCGTTGTCACCTGACTTAAAACAACAAAGTGATACCCTTATGAAGGCCCTTAGTGAAGAAGGATTCAGGGTGGTCGCCATAGCCTACAAAAAAATGCCTGGGGCAACGGATGAACCTGTCTATAAGGCTGTGGAAGAGTCCGGACTGGTATTGCTGGGGTTTCTCTCCTTTCTTGATCCGCCTAAACAAACAGCAAGGGAGGGGCTTGAACAACTGTCGAAGTTGAAAGTGAACGTAAAGGTGTTGACGGGTGATAATGAATTGGTTACTACCTATATCTGTTCCCGGGTAGGGATATCTGTTCAGGGCCTGGTACTGGGTGCTGATATTGAGGCGATGACGGATACCCAACTGGATGAATGTGTAGAGCGTACCAATATTTTCGCGAAGTTGGTTCCAATGCATAAGGAAAGGATTATTAAAGCATTGCAAAGAAATGGGCATGTTACTGGATTTATGGGTGATGGGATCAACGATGCGCCGGCCTTGAAAGCTGCTGATGTGGGGATCTCGGTGGATGGGGCGGTAGATATTGCCAAGGAATCCTCCGATATCATCCTGCTGGAGAATAACCTGTTGGTGCTTCAACAGGGGGTTTTGGAAGGCAGACGGGTGTTCGGTAATATCGTAAAGTATATTAAGATGGCAGCCAGTTCAAACTTTGGCAATATGCTGAGTGTGGTAGGGGCCAGTGTTTTCCTGCCTTTCCTGCCCATGCTTCCCATCCAGGTATTGACCAATAATCTCCTTTATGATTTTTCGCAAGCCGCCATTCCGACCGATGATGTTGACCAGGATTGGCTAACAGAACCAAGGAAGTGGTCGCTACATGCTATTGGCAGGTTTATTTTTTATTTTGGCCCCATCAGTTCGTTGTTTGATTACATTACCTTTTTCATCCTGATGCATGTTTTCAATGCAGGAAGGAATCCTGAATTGTTCCATACTGGTTGGTTTATCGAGTCTCTTATTACGCAGTCCCTCATCATACATGTGATTCGTACGGATAAGATACCCTTTGTGCAGAGTCGGGCGAGTTGGCCCCTGATCCTCTCCACACTCATTATTATAGTTGTTGGAATTTGGTTGATCCATTCACCACTTGCTGCTTTCCTGGGTTTTGTTTCCTTGCCTTTTGCCTATTGGGGATACATGGTTGCGGTGGTTGCAGGGTATTTCATTTTTACCCAATTGGTGAAGACCTGGATCCTAAAAGCAAGTTCTTGA